The proteins below are encoded in one region of Silene latifolia isolate original U9 population chromosome 2, ASM4854445v1, whole genome shotgun sequence:
- the LOC141643153 gene encoding cytokinin hydroxylase-like, with the protein MFLVILTAFIIILLSWFIKISYETISFYWLSPRRIKKIMEKQGVHGPKPRPLLGNLLGISSLVASSTSVDMPTISHNIVSRLLPHYLLWSHKYGKRFIYWHGFEPRMCLTDPDLIKELLTKYNHVSGKSWLQQQGSKHFIGNGLLMANGDSWYHQRLIVSPTFMSDKLKGYAEQVVECTTITLKSLQDMIEKGENEVEIGELMARLTADIISRIEFGSSHEKGKKIFDLLNHLQHRCAQSTKHLCIPGSRFFPSKYNKEIKTLKKEVERLLMEIIESRKRCVEMGRSDSSNENDLLGILMNELQKDIDNSNGFLNMQLIMDECKTFFFAGHETTALLLTWTVMLLATNIEWQQKLRDEITQVCNGATPSLDHFPKLRLLSMIINESLRLYPPATLLPRMAFEDIKLGDLFIPKGLSIWIPVLAIHHDKELWGEDVNEFNPHRFASKSFISSRFIPFGGGPRNCIGQSFAILEAKIILAMLISKFKFTMSDNYRHAPMVVLTIKPKYGVPVCLTPL; encoded by the exons ATGTTCTTAGTTATTTTAACAGCCTTTATAATCATACTTTTGAGTTGGTTCATTAAAATAAGTTATGAAACTATCTCATTTTATTGGTTAAGTCCTAGACGTATCAAGAAAATCATGGAGAAGCAAGGTGTGCATGGCCCTAAACCCCGGCCTCTTCTAGGAAATCTCCTAGGCATATCTTCTCTTGTTGCATCTTCCACCTCCGTCGACATGCCTACCATCTCCCATAACATCGTCTCCCGCCTTCTTCCCCATTACCTCCTTTGGTCTCACAAATACG GGAAGAGGTTTATATATTGGCATGGTTTCGAGCCACGAATGTGTCTAACGGATCCGGATCTGATTAAGGAGTTGCTGACGAAATACAACCATGTGTCGGGCAAGTCGTGGTTACAACAACAAGGATCAAAACATTTTATAGGCAATGGATTGCTTATGGCAAATGGTGACTCTTGGTACCACCAAAGGCTCATTGTTTCCCCTACTTTTATGTCAGATAAACTTAAG GGTTATGCAGAGCAAGTAGTGGAGTGTACTACTATTACGCTCAAATCACTACAGGACATGATCGAAAAGGGCGAAAATGAGGTCGAAATTGGAGAGTTGATGGCCAGATTAACGGCGGATATCATCTCTAGGATTGAATTTGGGAGCAGCCATGAGAAAGGGAAGAAAATCTTCGATCTTCTTAATCATCTTCAACACCGTTGTGCTCAATCTACCAAACATTTATGCATACCGGGGAGTCG GTTTTTTCCCAGCAAGTACAACAAAGAAATCAAAACCCTGAAAAAGGAGGTGGAAAGGCTTTTAATGGAGATTATTGAGAGTCGAAAAAGATGTGTCGAAATGGGTAGAAGCGACTCATCAAATGAGAATGATTTACTTGGGATTTTAATGAATGAATTGCAAAAGGATATTGATAACTCAAATGGATTTCTAAATATGCAATTGATAATGGACGAATGTAAGACATTCTTTTTTGCGGGACATGAGACAACGGCGTTATTGCTCACTTGGACAGTCATGCTTTTAGCAACCAATATAGAGTGGCAACAAAAATTAAGAGATGAAATTACACAAGTTTGTAATGGTGCTACTCCTTCCCTTGATCATTTTCCTAAGCTTCGTTTG TTAAGCATGATAATAAACGAGTCCTTGAGGTTATATCCACCAGCTACACTTCTACCAAGGATGGCATTTGAAGACATTAAATTGGGTGATCTCTTCATTCCTAAGGGATTATCAATTTGGATTCCAGTACTCGCAATTCATCATGACAAAGAATTATGGGGTGAAGATGTAAACGAATTTAATCCCCATCGTTTTGCTTCCAAATCATTCATTTCGAGTCGTTTCATTCCTTTCGGAGGCGGTCCACGGAATTGTATTGGCCAATCATTTGCAATTTTGGAGGCCAAAATAATATTAGCCATGTTAATATCAAAGTTCAAATTTACAATGTCCGATAACTATCGACATGCTCCAATGGTTGTTCTAACCATTAAGCCCAAGTATGGAGTGCCAGTTTGCTTAACGCCCCTATAA
- the LOC141641486 gene encoding uncharacterized protein LOC141641486: protein MQIERALCDLGASISLMPLKIFKKLKDYELSPTRVSLQLADRSVRYLIGLVEDVPLKVGKLEFPCDFYVMDIPEDSNIPIILGRPCLATGGALIDVNNGNLSLQVGEEKVEFSLNKAMKEPSEEKSCYMIDMVEECVDMRKFDEDKGLQVFLEGKVKDCKEHREYALAMEATIEEDPNKEFESLRRDEFDIEIRNKKGVENVVPDHLSRLFHEKVKDGLPIDDSLPDDQLFALALMDVPWYADYVNYLVSGVILHDYDSHKRNTFFHDLRQYFWDEPCLYKSCADGIIRRCIPSEEVKPIISHCHDMPSGGHGSSRKTAARVLQCVFYWPTLFHDMASYVKGCDKCQRSGNISRRHEMPTNYILEVELFDVWGIDY from the exons ATGCAGATTGAGAGAGCCTTGTGTGATTTAGGGGCAAGCATTAGTCTTATGcccctcaaaattttcaaaaagttGAAGGATTATGAGCTTTCACCAACAAGAGTTTCTTTACAACTAGCGGATAGATCGGTGAGATATCTCATTGGTCTCGTGGAGGATGTCCCACTCAAGGTGGGCAAGCTTGAATTCCCTTGTGACTTCTATGTAATGGATATCCCCGAAGACTCAAATATTCCCATCATATTAGGGCGCCCTTGTCTTGCCACGGGGGGTGCCTTGATAGATGTGAATAATGGAAACCTATCCCTCCAAGTTGGTGAAGAAAAGGTGGAGTTCTCTTTGAACAAGGCTATGAAGGAGCCTTCGGAAGAAAAGTCTTGTTATATGATTGACATGGTAGAGGAATGTGTCGACATGAGGAAATTTGATGAAGACAAGGGTTTGCAAGTATTCCTAGAAGGAAAGGTTAAAGATTGCAAGGAACACCGGGAGTATGCTTTGGCCATGGAAGCAACGATTGAAGAGGACCCGAATAAAGAATTTGAGAGCTTGAGAAGGGATG AGTTTGATATTGAAATTAGAAACAAGAAGGGTGTGGAGAACGTAGTACCCGACCATCTCTCTCGGCTATTCCATGAAAAGGTTAAGGATGGACTACCAATTGATGACTCCTTGCCGGATGATCAATTGTTTGCTCTTGCTCTTATGGATGTCCCTTGGTACGCGGATTATGTCAACTACTTGGTATCCGGGGTCATCCTACATGACTATGACTCACATAAGAGGAATACATTCTTTCATGATCTAaggcaatatttttgggatgaacCTTGCCTATACAAATCTTGTGCGGACGGGATAATTAGGAGGTGCATTCCAAGTGAAGAGGTGAAGCCgataatctctcattgccatgatatgccaagtggagggcatggGAGTTCGAGGAAGACCGCCGCAAGGGTGCTCCAATGTGTTTTTTATTGGCCTACTCTATTTCATGATATGGCAAGCTATGTCAAGGGATGTGACAAATGCCAACGAAGTGGTAACATTTCAAGGAGGCATGAGATGCCCACCAACTACATTCTTGAAGTAGAACTATTTGATGTATGGGGGATTGACTATTAA